The Streptomyces sp. Alt3 genome has a segment encoding these proteins:
- a CDS encoding PP2C family protein-serine/threonine phosphatase translates to MDRPGAIERSLREAAPHEIFDVLRSVLEHRHHAEAVELLMVDYAMTKLQPVGILPHTRTPVSVYDSAPGRAFGAQEPHCVYDDAASTVTAHVPLSVRGDRLGVLSVTLRVGEDGLAKDVLEELQQCADGLAHEVVVAERDTDLFLQARRAERLTLAAEMQWQLLPGRSCTRPEYSLGAQLEPAYAIFGDSFDWSASADDLYLTVSNGMGEGIDAALLTNLAVNALRNARRAGLSLSDQAYLADQAIYGQYGGSRFTSTLLLRFHLPTGDVEIIDAGSPRVWRVRAGVVEAIELEAQIPLGMFEDTDYVPQHFTVEPGDRLLFISDGVYDALSPGGEKYSLRALAGSITSTRLLPAPQVPRAMLQELLGHRGSGPAADDSLVMCLDWHGRPAADRAG, encoded by the coding sequence ATGGACAGACCCGGTGCGATCGAACGTTCTCTGCGCGAGGCCGCGCCTCATGAGATCTTCGACGTGCTCCGTTCCGTGCTCGAGCACCGCCATCACGCCGAGGCGGTGGAGTTGCTGATGGTCGACTACGCGATGACGAAGCTGCAACCCGTCGGCATACTGCCGCACACACGCACCCCGGTGTCGGTGTACGACAGTGCTCCAGGCCGTGCGTTCGGCGCCCAGGAACCGCATTGCGTGTACGACGACGCGGCGTCCACCGTGACGGCGCACGTGCCGCTCAGTGTCCGGGGGGACCGGCTGGGAGTCCTGAGCGTCACCTTGCGGGTCGGCGAGGACGGACTGGCGAAGGACGTTCTGGAGGAGCTTCAGCAGTGCGCGGACGGCCTGGCGCACGAAGTGGTCGTCGCGGAGCGGGACACCGATCTCTTCCTTCAGGCACGCCGGGCCGAGCGGCTGACCCTGGCCGCCGAGATGCAGTGGCAGTTGCTGCCGGGACGCTCCTGCACCCGGCCCGAGTACAGCCTCGGCGCCCAGCTGGAACCCGCGTACGCCATCTTCGGCGACAGCTTCGACTGGTCGGCCTCGGCCGACGACCTGTACCTGACCGTCAGCAACGGCATGGGCGAGGGGATCGACGCCGCGCTGCTGACCAATCTCGCGGTCAACGCCCTGCGCAACGCCCGCCGCGCCGGTCTGAGCCTCAGCGATCAGGCGTACCTCGCCGACCAGGCGATCTACGGGCAGTACGGGGGGAGCCGGTTCACGTCGACCCTGCTGCTCCGGTTCCACCTGCCGACCGGTGACGTGGAGATCATCGACGCCGGTTCACCCCGTGTGTGGCGGGTGCGCGCGGGGGTGGTGGAGGCGATCGAGCTGGAGGCGCAGATACCCCTGGGCATGTTCGAGGACACCGACTACGTCCCCCAGCACTTCACCGTGGAACCCGGGGACCGCCTGCTCTTCATCAGCGACGGCGTCTACGACGCGCTGTCACCCGGCGGCGAGAAGTACAGCCTTCGCGCGCTGGCCGGATCGATCACCAGCACACGTCTGCTGCCCGCACCACAGGTGCCCCGGGCGATGCTGCAGGAACTGCTGGGCCATCGAGGCTCCGGCCCGGCCGCGGACGATTCCCTGGTGATGTGCCTGGACTGGCACGGCAGGCCCGCCGCGGACCGGGCCGGCTAG
- a CDS encoding MarR family winged helix-turn-helix transcriptional regulator — translation MHKAPTTAHQHASDVVPGIGEVLELLEVAWERSRDALGTAPLSAAQTRVMYIIEREPGIILSALGRHLSAAAPSVTRLCDRLQAAGFLRRFPHPHNRREVQVELTESGLTHLRAIRHRREQALRQAVDRMPHDDQLALATGLRALCDAAGDPLGAPLRRETA, via the coding sequence ATGCACAAGGCCCCCACCACCGCTCATCAGCACGCCTCCGACGTCGTGCCCGGGATCGGAGAGGTCCTGGAACTCCTGGAAGTCGCCTGGGAACGCAGCCGGGACGCTCTCGGCACCGCGCCGCTCTCCGCTGCCCAGACTCGTGTGATGTACATCATCGAACGGGAACCCGGCATCATCCTGAGCGCGCTGGGCCGCCATCTCTCCGCGGCCGCCCCGTCCGTGACCCGCCTCTGCGACCGCCTGCAGGCCGCGGGCTTCCTCCGCAGGTTCCCCCACCCCCACAACCGCCGCGAGGTCCAGGTGGAACTCACCGAGTCCGGCCTCACACACCTGCGTGCCATCAGGCACCGCCGGGAGCAGGCGCTGCGCCAGGCGGTCGACCGCATGCCCCACGACGACCAGCTCGCACTCGCCACAGGGCTCCGTGCGCTGTGCGACGCGGCCGGTGACCCCCTCGGCGCTCCTCTGCGCCGGGAGACCGCCTGA